From Choloepus didactylus isolate mChoDid1 chromosome 19, mChoDid1.pri, whole genome shotgun sequence, one genomic window encodes:
- the MMP24OS gene encoding protein MMP24OS has translation MGAQLSGGQGSPEPAQPQPQPAAPEAPRRPEPEPEPSPWGPLDDVRFLITCTSWY, from the coding sequence ATGGGAGCGCAGCTGAGCGGCGGCCAGGGCAGCCCGGAGCCGgcgcagccccagccccagcccgcgGCTCCGGAGGCCCCTAGGCGGCCCGAGCCCGAGCCCGAGCCCAGCCCGTGGGGGCCGCTGGACGACGTTCGCTTCCTTATCACCTGCACCTCCTGGTACTGA
- the EIF6 gene encoding eukaryotic translation initiation factor 6, producing MAVRASFENNCEIGCFAKLTNTYCLVAIGGSENFYSVFEGELADTIPVVHASIAGCRIIGRMCVGNRHGLLVPNNTTDQELQHIRNCLPDSVQIRRVEERLSALGNVTTCNDYVALVHPDLDRETEEILADVLKVEVFRQTVADQVLVGSYSVFSNQGGLVHPKTSIEDQDELSSLLQVPLVAGTVNRGSEVIAAGMVVNDWCAFCGLDTTSTELSVVESVFKLNEAQPSTIATSMRDSLIDSLT from the exons ATGGCGGTCCGGGCGTCTTTCGAGAACAATTGTGAGATCGGCTGCTTTGCCAAGCTCACCAACACCTACTGCCTGGTGGCCATCGGAGGATCAGAGAACTTCTACAG TGTGTTCGAGGGCGAGCTCGCCGATACCATCCCCGTGGTGCACGCATCAATCGCCGGCTGCCGCATCATCGGGCGCATGTGTGTGG GGAACAGGCATGGTCTCCTGGTGCCCAACAACACCACTGACCAGGAGCTACAGCACATTCGCAACTGCCTCCCAGACTCAGTGCAGATCCGGCGGGTGGAGGAGCGGCTCTCGGCCCTGGGCAATGTCACCACCTGCAACGACTATGTGGCCTTGGTCCACCCAGATCTGGACAGG GAGACAGAAGAAATCCTGGCTGATGTACTCAAGGTGGAAGTCTTCAGGCAGACAGTGGCTGACCAGGTGCTGGTAGGAAGCTACTCTGTCTTCAGCAATCAGGGAGGCCTTGTGCATCCTAAGACTTCGATTGAAGACCAGGATGAGCTGTCTTCTCTCCTTCAGGTCCCCCTTGTG GCAGGCACTGTGAACCGAGGCAGTGAGGTGATTGCTGCTGGGATGGTGGTGAATGACTGGTGTGCCTTCTGTGGCCTGGACACAACCAGCACAGAGCTGTCAGTGGTAGAGAGCGTCTTCAAGCTGAATGAAGCCCAACCCAGCACCATTGCCACCAGCATGCGCGATTCCCTCATTGACAG CCTCACCTGA